The following coding sequences lie in one Deltaproteobacteria bacterium genomic window:
- a CDS encoding glycosyltransferase family 4 protein — protein MRPDGPIARRSSGPSSGCTGGPADSGRASDPPARPQPTGPHESMPPALRIVDVINTAASAKEILLDRVCQFHRPPLIENWIVCSAGDHVDHVRACGLPVAVIDTPRGLEPAALARATWRLMRVFRKLRPSIVHTHSSVPGAVGRVAARAAGVPIVVHTVHGFHFHKGTRSASKVLSCATERALAALTDMLLMQNREDLRAVRRWRGVRARLIGNGIDVQRHARRARAHSGAGRVVACIARFEPVKNHRDLLRVFARVRAACPQARLRLIGDGPLRPQCERAAADLGIASATEFVGYREDVGALLADVDVAVLLSWKEGIARGLLEPMAAGIPVVAWRVKGNREVVRSGETGLLAAPGDVDATAAHIVRLLEDPALRTRMGAAAAERVRRRFDEAIVVARLAGVYTSLLRDAGYALPTCWETHDYGAVLQA, from the coding sequence ATGCGACCCGACGGGCCGATCGCTCGAAGGAGCTCTGGGCCCTCTTCGGGTTGCACTGGTGGGCCAGCAGACAGCGGACGGGCGTCTGACCCACCGGCCCGCCCCCAACCCACGGGTCCTCACGAAAGCATGCCGCCAGCACTTCGCATCGTCGACGTGATCAACACGGCCGCTTCGGCCAAGGAGATCCTCCTGGATCGGGTGTGCCAGTTTCACCGGCCACCCCTGATCGAGAACTGGATCGTCTGCAGCGCGGGCGACCACGTCGACCACGTCCGCGCGTGCGGTCTGCCGGTCGCCGTCATCGACACGCCGCGCGGGCTGGAGCCGGCCGCCCTGGCCCGCGCCACCTGGCGGCTCATGCGCGTCTTCCGGAAGCTCCGCCCGTCCATCGTCCATACGCACAGCTCCGTCCCCGGCGCAGTGGGTCGGGTCGCAGCGCGGGCGGCCGGAGTGCCGATCGTCGTCCACACGGTGCACGGGTTCCACTTCCACAAGGGCACGCGATCGGCTTCGAAGGTGCTCTCGTGCGCCACGGAGCGGGCGCTGGCGGCCCTCACTGACATGCTCCTCATGCAGAACCGCGAGGACTTGCGTGCCGTTCGCCGCTGGCGCGGTGTGCGGGCACGTCTGATCGGCAATGGCATCGACGTGCAGCGCCACGCCCGGCGCGCGCGAGCGCACTCCGGCGCCGGTCGCGTCGTTGCCTGTATCGCTCGGTTCGAGCCGGTGAAGAACCATCGCGACCTGCTGCGGGTCTTCGCCCGAGTCCGCGCCGCGTGTCCGCAGGCGCGACTCCGCCTGATCGGCGACGGTCCCCTTCGCCCGCAGTGTGAGCGAGCGGCCGCCGATCTCGGCATCGCCTCGGCCACGGAGTTCGTCGGCTACCGAGAGGACGTGGGCGCGCTCCTCGCGGACGTCGACGTGGCGGTGCTGCTCTCCTGGAAGGAGGGCATCGCCCGCGGCCTCCTGGAGCCCATGGCGGCGGGCATCCCGGTCGTTGCCTGGCGCGTGAAGGGCAATCGCGAGGTCGTCCGGAGCGGGGAGACCGGGCTTCTCGCGGCGCCGGGCGATGTCGATGCGACCGCCGCGCACATCGTCCGCCTGCTCGAGGACCCCGCCCTGCGCACCCGGATGGGCGCCGCCGCGGCGGAGCGGGTGCGCCGTCGCTTCGACGAGGCCATCGTCGTCGCGCGCCTGGCCGGGGTCTACACCTCGCTGCTGCGCGACGCCGGCTATGCGCTACCGACCTGCTGGGAGACTCATGACTACGGTGCCGTTCTTCAGGCCTGA
- a CDS encoding O-antigen ligase family protein yields MDSVPLLALAVIVTVPALYAVTRIFLYPTTGLCLWVMLLPVTKTIACLAGYRPGEPLGEGPVVLQKLTLGDPVLLLTALGALLNENGLTGRVLDRQGRRIVLLLAAFCGASVVSATLGETGSESLIELATYVWLCLSLVVICQLLGSPDRVRRTLAAWRGAGVVACVAGGVGTVLMWRGTMDNLVVEGGRVAGLFEGINQLQSFMVAVIPFFCARAFSAAASRGSRLFHGALIVVAFASVLGSGSRGGIVFAALSIWLMLVLVWPRVGLAWTCAALLLAGSAWHVVGQHLDELPYGARRAVSFVSSDTYDLGEMSRGRADQLLAFHTVFANHPLVGVGPGGFAATIPRLVPGGKAQEMHNSYLGVLAETGAIGGLIMFGLLATAMARSLAFLERSARARDPDALMAARALFVSYLSLLLYGMLNYGLRQRHFWFVVALTVVLPHVYERSRLWVRADERRTRLAHGVVPCVESRV; encoded by the coding sequence ATGGATAGCGTCCCGCTGCTCGCCCTCGCCGTGATCGTCACGGTGCCCGCTCTCTACGCGGTCACGCGGATATTCCTCTACCCGACGACGGGCCTCTGCCTCTGGGTGATGCTGCTCCCGGTGACGAAGACGATCGCGTGCCTCGCGGGTTATCGTCCGGGCGAGCCCCTGGGTGAGGGGCCCGTGGTGCTGCAGAAGCTGACCCTCGGCGATCCCGTCCTGCTCCTCACCGCCCTGGGCGCCCTGCTCAACGAGAACGGCCTGACCGGCCGAGTCCTCGACCGGCAGGGCCGCCGCATCGTCCTGCTCCTCGCCGCCTTCTGTGGGGCGAGCGTCGTGTCCGCGACCCTGGGCGAGACCGGCTCGGAGTCGCTGATCGAGCTGGCCACGTACGTCTGGCTGTGTCTGTCTCTCGTCGTGATCTGCCAGCTGCTCGGCAGCCCCGACCGGGTGCGCCGCACCCTGGCAGCCTGGCGCGGAGCCGGTGTCGTGGCGTGCGTGGCCGGCGGAGTGGGGACCGTGCTCATGTGGCGCGGGACCATGGACAACCTGGTCGTGGAGGGCGGGAGGGTCGCCGGCCTCTTCGAGGGCATCAATCAGCTCCAGTCCTTCATGGTCGCCGTCATCCCCTTCTTCTGCGCCCGGGCGTTCAGTGCGGCGGCCTCGCGAGGCTCCCGCCTCTTCCACGGTGCACTCATCGTCGTCGCCTTCGCGAGCGTCCTCGGCAGCGGGAGCCGCGGGGGCATCGTGTTCGCGGCGCTGTCGATCTGGCTGATGCTCGTGCTGGTATGGCCGAGGGTCGGCCTGGCCTGGACGTGCGCGGCCCTGCTCCTCGCCGGATCCGCGTGGCACGTCGTCGGACAGCACCTCGACGAATTGCCGTACGGCGCCCGGCGCGCCGTCTCGTTCGTCTCGTCGGACACGTACGATCTGGGAGAGATGAGCCGGGGGCGGGCGGACCAGCTCCTCGCCTTCCACACGGTCTTTGCGAACCACCCGCTGGTCGGCGTGGGGCCGGGGGGGTTCGCGGCGACCATCCCGCGGCTCGTGCCGGGCGGAAAAGCTCAGGAGATGCACAACTCCTATCTGGGAGTGCTCGCCGAGACGGGCGCGATCGGTGGGTTGATCATGTTCGGCTTGCTCGCGACCGCCATGGCGAGGAGCCTCGCGTTCCTCGAGCGGAGCGCGCGGGCGCGCGATCCGGACGCCCTCATGGCCGCGCGCGCGCTGTTCGTCTCCTACCTGTCACTCCTCCTCTACGGGATGCTCAACTACGGGTTGCGGCAGCGACACTTCTGGTTCGTCGTCGCGCTGACGGTCGTGCTGCCCCACGTCTACGAGCGGTCGCGTCTGTGGGTTCGCGCTGACGAGCGCCGGACCCGCCTCGCTCACGGTGTCGTACCATGTGTGGAATCGCGGGTCTGA
- a CDS encoding sugar transferase — translation MYDALKRCLDVAGASVLLLVLSPLLAAAAVAVRCSGPGPILFRQARIGFGGKPFHILKFRTMRIGKDPGPLVTGAGDPRVTPVGRVLRRWKLDELPQLVNVLRGEMSFVGPRPEVPRYVDMFAETYRELLVVRPGITDLASVAFRNEEALLGQSPNAEELYVSEILPRKLALSQAYVRQRSLGLDARLIARTVAAIFGWHTTSEQTS, via the coding sequence ATGTACGACGCGCTCAAGCGTTGCCTCGATGTCGCGGGGGCGAGCGTCTTGCTGCTGGTCCTGAGCCCCCTCCTCGCCGCGGCCGCCGTCGCCGTCAGGTGCAGCGGGCCGGGGCCGATCCTCTTTCGGCAGGCCCGTATCGGCTTCGGGGGGAAGCCGTTCCACATCCTCAAGTTCCGCACCATGCGGATCGGGAAGGACCCGGGCCCCCTCGTTACCGGGGCCGGCGACCCACGGGTCACGCCCGTCGGCCGGGTGCTGCGGCGCTGGAAGCTCGATGAGCTGCCCCAGCTCGTCAACGTCCTGCGCGGCGAGATGAGCTTCGTCGGGCCGCGACCTGAGGTGCCGCGCTACGTCGACATGTTCGCGGAGACCTACCGGGAGCTTCTGGTCGTTCGGCCGGGCATCACGGACCTCGCGTCGGTGGCCTTCCGGAACGAGGAAGCCCTGCTTGGGCAGAGTCCGAACGCCGAGGAGCTGTATGTGAGTGAGATCCTTCCACGCAAGCTCGCCTTGAGCCAAGCGTACGTGCGGCAGCGAAGCCTAGGCCTGGACGCGCGTCTCATCGCCCGCACGGTGGCGGCGATCTTCGGATGGCACACCACGAGCGAGCAGACGTCATGA
- a CDS encoding lipopolysaccharide biosynthesis protein, producing the protein MPCNPRSGALPGSPDAPPHASSSLMTYSLSRISSSAPVPSSSEPGDAASLRRNVAWALAGNLGYSACQWGVLVCIAKLGTAADVGQFALGLALTAPIITLTSLNLRLLQATDAREDYPFSVYLSVRIIGTLLGLAAIAAMAFGLGYRDATLYLILAVAAAKALEAVSDVVFGLLQKAENLRRVATSMLAKGVISVVAVGFVLKLSGDIVLATLALAVCWGGLLVTYDLPAAVRLASVQPSLELRSLVRLVRVSFPLGCVAGVGSLAVNVPRYAVEANLGAIALGHFTALVYLFVAASQPLLALGAAVSPRLARHFVTDLGAYRRLTFRTMVMAGALGLLGVAACALFGRIMLSVAYAPEYAEHTLVLVWLAVATGVSFLAQALSYAVTAARRLPEQLPIAILSLAVCAVASYFLVPLYGLVGAAWAVLATEATRLACLGGVYAAAVIGASSAAPQPSESEVAMRGLLAGRALRERGRSQSSRLATDGDAVRPHGRASRTARPGAPGLKGRP; encoded by the coding sequence ATGCCGTGTAACCCGAGGAGCGGAGCTTTGCCCGGCTCCCCGGACGCGCCCCCGCATGCAAGCAGCTCCCTGATGACCTACTCCCTCAGCCGGATCTCGTCGTCGGCACCGGTGCCGAGCTCCTCGGAGCCCGGAGACGCGGCGTCGCTTCGGCGCAACGTGGCCTGGGCCCTCGCTGGCAATCTCGGCTACAGCGCCTGCCAGTGGGGAGTGCTCGTCTGTATCGCGAAGCTCGGAACCGCCGCCGACGTCGGACAGTTCGCGCTCGGGCTCGCCCTCACGGCGCCCATCATCACCCTGACCAGCCTCAACCTGCGGCTGCTCCAGGCGACCGACGCGCGCGAAGACTATCCGTTCAGCGTCTACCTGTCCGTGCGGATCATCGGCACCCTGCTCGGCCTTGCGGCCATCGCCGCCATGGCGTTCGGCCTGGGCTACCGGGATGCCACCCTCTACCTGATCCTCGCGGTGGCGGCCGCCAAGGCCCTCGAGGCGGTGAGCGATGTCGTGTTCGGGCTGCTGCAGAAGGCCGAGAACCTTCGCCGGGTCGCGACCTCGATGCTGGCGAAAGGCGTCATCAGCGTGGTGGCCGTGGGGTTCGTCCTCAAGCTGAGCGGAGACATCGTCCTCGCGACCCTCGCGTTGGCAGTGTGCTGGGGGGGCCTGCTGGTGACGTACGACCTGCCTGCCGCTGTCCGGCTAGCGAGCGTTCAGCCGTCCCTGGAGCTGCGATCGCTGGTTCGCCTCGTACGGGTCTCGTTTCCATTGGGATGCGTCGCAGGCGTCGGCAGCCTTGCCGTCAACGTGCCGCGCTATGCCGTCGAGGCCAACCTGGGTGCGATTGCGCTCGGCCACTTCACGGCGCTCGTCTACCTCTTCGTTGCCGCGAGTCAGCCGCTTCTGGCGCTGGGGGCGGCGGTCAGTCCGCGGCTGGCGCGCCATTTCGTCACCGACCTGGGAGCCTACCGACGGCTCACGTTCCGTACGATGGTGATGGCGGGCGCGTTGGGGCTCCTGGGGGTCGCGGCATGTGCGCTCTTCGGGCGGATCATGCTCAGCGTGGCCTACGCGCCCGAATACGCGGAGCACACCTTGGTCCTGGTCTGGCTGGCGGTAGCAACGGGCGTCTCTTTTCTCGCCCAGGCCCTCAGCTACGCCGTCACCGCCGCACGGCGGCTGCCGGAACAGCTGCCGATTGCGATCCTGAGCCTCGCCGTCTGCGCCGTCGCGAGCTATTTCCTGGTGCCACTCTACGGACTGGTGGGCGCCGCGTGGGCAGTGCTCGCCACCGAAGCAACGAGGCTGGCCTGCCTCGGTGGCGTCTACGCCGCGGCGGTCATCGGCGCCTCCTCCGCTGCGCCGCAGCCGAGCGAGTCCGAGGTCGCCATGCGGGGTCTTCTCGCCGGGCGGGCTCTAAGGGAGCGAGGGCGTTCACAATCTTCTAGGCTAGCCACGGACGGCGATGCGGTCCGACCCCATGGCCGAGCTTCGCGTACCGCTCGGCCGGGCGCTCCGGGCCTGAAAGGTCGACCGTGA
- the asnB gene encoding asparagine synthase (glutamine-hydrolyzing) produces MCGIAGLISFGRARDAAAVVRDMTAALTHRGPDGEGWWSDGEAALGHRRLAIIDVVGGAQPLVNETGSVRVVCNGEIYNYRELRSELQARGHHFRTASDCETIAHLYEDDGPDAVAKLHGMFALAIWDRAAERLVLARDRLGIKPLFYTSGARGFGFASEIKALVAGRLTQRQVDPGALLHYLSCGYVPGAATIYRDVQRLAPGELLVADRDGVRRRPYWVWQPGLAPRSRAAAEEELRSLLMAAVREHLVADVPVGAFLSGGIDSSVVSILAAAASPTPLRTFSVTFPEDRVFDEARFSRQVVRQIGSGHTEIPLTRAQVLSAVEPALDHLDEPFADPSLVPCFEIAREARRHVKVVLSGDGADELFGGYTKYLGEAYAARAPRSLMWLLARVSALGPCGRGNRLEEAVRLLRRLTDGGGIPDTGRRYARWAQVCGEAEVRALVPDLSAGHPASDLFAAEALRFGALDHGDPINRMLYTDCRLGLPGDMLAKVDISSMANALEVRVPFLDHRVVEFAFRVPGRWKIGGIRGKRILRRTFRDLLPPEVRRRGKRGFEPPVGEWFRTELRDLFWDVMKTGSRYLPCVRRDAVETLYRQHATRRADRSKELWALFGLHWWASRQRTGV; encoded by the coding sequence ATGTGTGGAATCGCGGGTCTGATCAGCTTCGGGCGTGCTCGCGACGCCGCCGCGGTGGTGCGCGACATGACCGCCGCCCTCACGCACCGCGGGCCGGACGGCGAGGGGTGGTGGAGCGACGGCGAGGCCGCGCTCGGACACCGCAGGCTGGCCATCATCGACGTGGTAGGCGGTGCGCAGCCGCTCGTGAACGAGACCGGCTCGGTGAGGGTGGTGTGCAACGGCGAGATCTACAACTACCGGGAGCTCCGGTCGGAGCTCCAGGCGCGCGGCCATCACTTCCGGACGGCGAGCGACTGCGAGACCATCGCGCATCTCTACGAGGACGACGGGCCCGACGCCGTCGCGAAGCTGCACGGGATGTTCGCGCTCGCGATCTGGGACCGCGCGGCCGAGCGTCTCGTCCTCGCCCGCGACCGGCTCGGGATCAAGCCGCTCTTCTACACCAGTGGAGCTCGCGGCTTCGGCTTCGCCTCCGAGATCAAGGCGCTCGTCGCCGGGCGGCTGACGCAGCGCCAGGTCGACCCCGGCGCGCTGCTCCACTACCTGAGCTGTGGATACGTTCCCGGCGCCGCCACGATCTACCGGGACGTGCAGCGCCTGGCCCCCGGAGAGCTCCTCGTCGCCGACCGCGACGGCGTGCGGCGACGCCCGTACTGGGTCTGGCAGCCCGGGCTCGCGCCTCGCTCGAGGGCGGCCGCGGAGGAGGAGCTCCGCTCCTTGCTCATGGCCGCCGTTCGCGAGCACCTGGTGGCGGACGTCCCGGTCGGCGCCTTTCTGAGCGGCGGCATCGATTCCTCCGTGGTCAGCATCCTGGCCGCTGCGGCCAGCCCCACCCCGCTGCGCACGTTCTCGGTGACGTTCCCCGAGGACCGGGTCTTCGACGAGGCGCGCTTCAGCCGGCAGGTGGTGAGGCAGATCGGGAGCGGGCACACCGAGATTCCCTTGACGCGCGCGCAGGTTCTCTCGGCCGTGGAGCCGGCCCTCGACCATCTCGACGAGCCCTTCGCCGATCCGTCGCTCGTGCCGTGTTTCGAGATCGCGCGCGAGGCGCGCCGTCACGTGAAGGTGGTGCTGTCCGGGGACGGCGCCGACGAGCTATTCGGAGGCTACACGAAGTACCTGGGCGAGGCCTACGCGGCCCGGGCGCCGCGGTCCCTCATGTGGCTGCTCGCTCGGGTGTCGGCGCTCGGACCGTGCGGCCGAGGCAACCGCCTCGAGGAGGCCGTTCGCCTGCTCCGCCGGCTGACGGACGGCGGCGGCATCCCCGACACGGGGCGGCGCTACGCGCGCTGGGCGCAGGTGTGCGGGGAGGCCGAGGTCCGTGCGCTGGTCCCGGACCTGAGCGCAGGGCACCCCGCGAGCGACCTGTTCGCCGCGGAAGCCCTGCGGTTCGGCGCGCTGGACCACGGGGACCCGATCAACCGAATGCTGTACACGGACTGCCGGCTCGGGCTCCCCGGGGACATGCTCGCCAAGGTCGACATTTCGAGCATGGCCAACGCGCTCGAGGTCCGGGTGCCGTTCCTGGACCATCGCGTCGTCGAGTTTGCGTTCCGTGTTCCGGGCCGCTGGAAGATCGGCGGGATACGCGGCAAGCGCATCCTGCGCCGGACGTTCCGCGACCTTCTGCCACCGGAGGTCCGTCGGCGGGGCAAGCGTGGCTTCGAGCCGCCGGTGGGCGAGTGGTTCCGAACGGAGCTCCGGGACCTCTTTTGGGATGTCATGAAGACCGGAAGTCGGTATCTGCCGTGCGTACGCCGGGACGCCGTCGAGACGCTCTACCGGCAGCATGCGACCCGACGGGCCGATCGCTCGAAGGAGCTCTGGGCCCTCTTCGGGTTGCACTGGTGGGCCAGCAGACAGCGGACGGGCGTCTGA
- a CDS encoding DegT/DnrJ/EryC1/StrS family aminotransferase, giving the protein MTTVPFFRPEIDDGDIAAVVDVLRSGWITTGPRVQEFEAAFARYLGAAHAFAVNSCTAALHLALAALGLKRGQGVVVPTLTFAATAEVVTYFDARPVFVDVEPETLCMDPAAVESALARGSKRATDIVGAIPVHYGGQMAAMPRLARLLRAAHCFVVEDAAHALPSALRDPETGRWIGVGALADVACFSFYANKTITTGEGGMATTEDGACARAIRSLGLHGMSHDGWTRFRAGGSWDYAITAPGFKYNMTDVAAALGLRQLARADRFRARRAAIATRYAAGFGDVEEVEVPRERADRRHAWHLYPIRLRLDHLTMSRGEFIHALAARGVATSVHWRPLHMQPYYAERYGFRAEEFPVAFREWRRLISLPIFPGMSDADVDHTIAAVRDTAAEARKRRVAVA; this is encoded by the coding sequence ATGACTACGGTGCCGTTCTTCAGGCCTGAGATCGACGACGGGGACATCGCCGCCGTCGTCGACGTGCTTCGCTCGGGGTGGATCACCACCGGACCCCGGGTGCAGGAGTTCGAGGCTGCCTTCGCCCGCTACCTCGGCGCGGCGCATGCGTTCGCCGTCAATTCCTGCACCGCGGCGCTCCACCTGGCGCTCGCGGCGCTCGGGCTCAAGCGCGGGCAGGGCGTCGTCGTACCGACCCTCACCTTCGCCGCCACGGCGGAGGTGGTCACCTACTTCGATGCGAGGCCGGTCTTCGTGGACGTGGAGCCGGAGACGCTGTGCATGGATCCAGCGGCAGTGGAGAGCGCGCTCGCGCGCGGGTCGAAGCGGGCGACGGACATCGTGGGAGCGATCCCCGTGCACTATGGCGGTCAGATGGCGGCCATGCCGCGCCTCGCGCGTCTCCTCCGCGCGGCCCACTGCTTCGTCGTCGAGGACGCGGCGCATGCCCTGCCCAGCGCGCTGCGCGATCCCGAGACCGGCCGGTGGATCGGCGTGGGGGCCCTGGCCGATGTCGCCTGCTTCTCGTTCTACGCCAACAAGACCATCACGACGGGCGAGGGTGGCATGGCGACGACGGAGGACGGCGCCTGCGCGCGCGCCATCCGCAGCCTCGGCCTGCACGGGATGTCGCACGACGGATGGACACGGTTCCGCGCCGGCGGCAGCTGGGACTATGCGATCACGGCTCCGGGCTTCAAGTACAACATGACGGACGTGGCCGCCGCGCTCGGGCTCCGGCAGCTCGCCAGGGCGGACCGCTTCCGGGCGCGGCGCGCGGCGATCGCGACGCGCTACGCCGCGGGGTTCGGCGACGTCGAGGAAGTCGAGGTTCCGCGCGAGCGGGCGGACCGCCGCCACGCGTGGCATCTCTACCCGATCCGGCTCCGCCTCGACCACCTGACGATGAGCCGCGGAGAGTTCATCCACGCGCTTGCGGCCCGCGGTGTCGCGACGAGCGTTCATTGGCGGCCGCTGCACATGCAACCCTATTACGCCGAGCGCTACGGGTTCCGCGCGGAGGAGTTCCCCGTGGCCTTCCGGGAGTGGCGGCGGCTCATCTCGTTGCCGATCTTCCCCGGCATGAGCGACGCCGACGTGGATCACACGATCGCGGCCGTCCGCGACACGGCGGCGGAGGCGCGCAAACGGAGGGTCGCCGTCGCATGA
- a CDS encoding tetratricopeptide repeat protein codes for RTALRWGLAGGVAAILAHSLVDFGLHMPANSLALMIVVGLLVLSGRPQPAGGTPALAVLLVLLTAAAGPQVANGARRLAGASPISPRDCLAEADLLLAEAGDGARARALVLRALDASPADLEGHEALAALVGPGPAAEAALRRALVLSPWSPEVRDRLALQLWARGARHEGAAELEESMVRFPALTSHAYLAPGGELEPRPAGRPIRADDEGDGLSVRLARLEDDMAEAIGRGLDRALQSAAGEERTAIVEDLVTLFEARGHWKEAAAALQAEAARSAQGGGQLARAAGDYLKAGDLGAAERTLRAALQQAPERGDLYRTLAVDVYAARGDFPAAESVLHAGERNAVDMLPVYEGVTEVLARREATGIEKVASAPPPPSAPDDEEVVP; via the coding sequence CGCACCGCCTTGCGCTGGGGGCTCGCGGGCGGTGTGGCGGCGATCCTCGCTCACAGCCTGGTGGACTTCGGCTTGCACATGCCCGCGAACTCGCTCGCCCTCATGATCGTCGTCGGGCTCCTCGTGTTGAGCGGGCGGCCCCAGCCCGCCGGAGGTACCCCTGCGCTCGCCGTGCTGCTCGTGCTGCTGACGGCGGCGGCAGGGCCGCAGGTGGCGAACGGCGCGCGCAGGCTGGCCGGCGCCTCGCCCATCTCACCCCGCGACTGCCTGGCAGAGGCGGACCTTCTGCTTGCGGAGGCCGGTGACGGCGCACGCGCACGGGCGCTCGTCCTCCGCGCCCTCGACGCGTCCCCGGCGGACCTCGAAGGCCACGAGGCGCTCGCCGCCCTCGTGGGGCCCGGCCCGGCGGCCGAGGCAGCGCTGCGGCGCGCGCTCGTCCTGAGCCCCTGGTCCCCCGAGGTGCGCGACCGGCTCGCGCTTCAACTCTGGGCGCGCGGCGCGCGGCACGAGGGCGCCGCGGAGCTCGAGGAATCGATGGTTCGCTTCCCGGCCCTGACCTCGCATGCCTATCTCGCCCCGGGCGGGGAGCTCGAGCCCCGTCCTGCGGGCCGGCCCATCCGCGCCGACGACGAGGGTGACGGCCTGAGCGTGCGGCTCGCGAGGCTGGAGGACGACATGGCCGAGGCGATCGGCCGCGGCCTCGACCGGGCGCTCCAGTCTGCCGCCGGCGAAGAGCGTACGGCGATCGTGGAGGACCTCGTCACACTGTTCGAGGCACGGGGCCATTGGAAGGAAGCGGCGGCCGCCCTGCAGGCCGAAGCGGCGCGCAGCGCGCAGGGCGGAGGCCAGCTGGCGCGGGCCGCAGGGGACTATCTCAAGGCGGGCGATCTGGGAGCCGCCGAACGGACGCTGCGGGCCGCCCTGCAGCAGGCGCCGGAACGGGGCGACCTCTACCGCACGCTCGCGGTCGACGTTTACGCGGCCCGCGGCGACTTCCCGGCGGCGGAGAGCGTGCTCCACGCGGGCGAGCGCAACGCGGTCGACATGCTGCCCGTCTACGAGGGCGTCACGGAGGTGCTGGCGCGGCGCGAAGCGACGGGGATCGAGAAGGTGGCGAGTGCTCCGCCCCCACCCAGCGCCCCCGACGACGAGGAGGTCGTGCCGTGA